From Aricia agestis chromosome 11, ilAriAges1.1, whole genome shotgun sequence, a single genomic window includes:
- the LOC121731576 gene encoding sesquipedalian-1: MKINEKNLSAFASSATPVDREGWLDMRSEVGKSYQRRWFMLKGNLLFYFDKQGEKEPVGVIILEGCTIELTEEESYSFKIVFQCEGGRTFYLCTNSQASMEAWMKALACASYDYMKLMVAELQRQLDEAQAEEAAEALVTVSPPEEEPKVPPRGQRYNPFNKAPDGEPKAVPGSRHHKENAKPETPRKKTTFRDIHKAFGRKILADRNEWRAMVRQREEAKNKPLIQL, encoded by the exons ATGAAGATAAACGAGAAGAATTTATCGGCTTTCGCATCGTCGGCGACCCCGGTGGACCGTGAGGGATGGTTAGATATGCGAAGCGAGGTCGGAAAGAGCTATCAAAGACGATGGTTTATGTTGAAAGGAAATCTCTTGTTTTACTTCGACAAACAAGGAGAAAAGGAACCTGTGGGTGTTATTATTCTGGAAGGATGTACAATAG AGCTCACTGAGGAGGAGTCGTACAGTTTTAAAATAGTATTTCAATGTGAAGGAGGGCGCACATTCTACTTGTGCACCAACTCTCAGGCCTCAATGGAGGCTTGGATGAAGGCCTTGGCTTGTGCGAGCTATGATTACATGAAGCTTATGGTTGCAGAGCTACAGCGGCAGTTGGATGAGGCTCAAG CTGAAGAAGCTGCCGAGGCTCTGGTGACAGTGTCTCCGCCAGAGGAGGAGCCAAAAGTCCCACCACGAGGTCAGAGATACAATCCGTTCAACAAAGCACCTGATGGCGAACCAAAGGCTGTGCCGGGCAGTAGACACC acAAAGAAAATGCGAAACCGGAGACCCCTCGTAAGAAGACTACATTTCGTGATATCCACAAAGCTTTTGGACGTAAGATTCTGGCAGATCGCAATGAGTGGCGTGCGATGGTACGACAGAGAGAGGAAGCTAAGAACAAACCACTTATACAGTTATAA